Part of the Salminus brasiliensis chromosome 2, fSalBra1.hap2, whole genome shotgun sequence genome, GGCAAAATGCCTGGTTGTGACTAAAGATTCACGCCATCTAGCACTAGCTGAATTGTAAAATCTTCCAACCTTCTCATATTTCCAAGCTTTTTGGATCTCTTCTGGAACTTTGTAATACAATAATTGCGGAAAAGGCGCCATAGGAGTGTTGCACCTCTTGATTTGGAAGATGAACCGAAGGCATGAACATTAACATTGAGGAGAGTGAGCAACAAGCTCATGCAGATAAATATAATATGGATATTTTATGTGGATCAGCATGTGATTGTGATTTGGATCATATCTTATATCCCCTCAGGATTAGAGGTTCTAATTCACAATATTCACATTTtgcataaatatatttttacatgaaaaaaggaaaagttcaAGGTTTAAAGTTTGTAAGCATAACTGCATGCATTTATTAATGCAGATCTATTTCTGAATATATTTAAGCAAATGTACTTCTATTTCACTGTGCTGATGTCTCTTTTCACTTTCTTTCCCTTCCTGCATTCCACAAAATGACCCTTACTGCACATAAAGCAGGGTTGATTTACCatattttactgcagtaataGTGTTTTTAATAGGTGTAAGGTTGATATAGGTAGTGTAGGTTtctgttgatgtttttttgttaaatttttGTTAAAATTTCACAGTTGTTTCAGTATTAATTCAGGTGGCAAAAGTGACTGACAAACAAATCAACATCAGAAAGACTGAACCGTTGATTCAGTGAAGTTAATGTTGACAGTTTAACACCTATTCAATGACTGATTGCTATCTGAGGTATTTCATCTTATCACATTGCACTCTGTGCACTTCTGTATACAGTCAGTGCTGCAGCCTGCATAAATCAACTCCCTGTCATTCAGCCAACGCTACCTCTATATGTGTGCcctatgatattaataatactcACGAATCTGTTGTAAAGTGGTaccttttctgttctgttttatctTGTATTCCAAAAGTGTTTTTATGTTTAGAATGACATTCTATAAGAGCTCACAGGGGACAGAATGTGCACGAAACTGCAGATAAACAGATATGATACAGATGTTCATATTTCAGCTTTTTGACCCTGCTAAAATCCAGCTCAGGATGGTAggtggtttcagatggtctaagctggtctttgatggtcaatgtggttgaaaagctggtcatcccaTATGCTGGTAAACAGGCTGGTTAACCAACTCTTGACCACCATAGCGTATGTTGTCCAGCTTGGTTGTGCTGGTCATACTTTACGACCAGCTTTCTAATGCTGGTCCACCAGACCATGTGGTCTATCTTGGTctggttgatcatgcttgtagaccagctaaactatCAAACTCAAATGCAAACCctataccctatgctggtcaagagccaagctgctcaaccagcttgaccagcttgtgCTGGCCagtctttgtttttttgagcAGGGCAGCGACATttgaggagggaaaaaaattaGACAGGACAAAATGTCATGTTTGGAAcatttgttttaaccacaggaCACAATGGCACCAATCTTGTCACCAAAAAACATTGTCCATTTTCATACAGAGAAAAGCTGCTTAGACACAGAGCACTCATTGAGCACTCTATAGAATGACACATGACTATTGAGCCCAAAATTCTGtaccatccatgcagtgaacacacacatacacacctgcggcgcccagggagcagagagggcgaagggccttgctcaaggggtccaacagtgtcagcttgcAAAGCCCacatatcaaacccacaaccctgtcatcaaaagcCCGGAGCtcaaaccgctgagccaccactgcccacaaaaCACATAACAGGGGAGAGCACAAatgcagtcccccactaccagaaattatgcagttgAGATTCTCGCATGTGGGGGATTCGCAAGGgtcatctcctttgagaactcactggtcactccttctacagaagctcgaagccttggtgcaGTCATGGATGAtaagttatcgttctcaagtcatgttgcaaacgtaactcaaTCCTGCAGATTTCGtctgtacaacatctggagaattcgacccttcctctctagagaggccgcccaggtgctcgttcaatctctcgtcacttccagacttgactactagACTACTGCTCTCCCTTTTgctcaccatcaggcccctgcaacttatccagaatgcagcggcacgggtcgtcttctacgtttctaaattcagccatgtcactccactgctgtgttctcttcactggcttcctgtagctgctgcccacatcagattcaaaaccctgacgctggcctacaaagccaagaatggaccagccagcccctctgtatttgatggcaatggtcaaaagccgatccgcaccaagaggcCTTTGAGCTTCAAATACGGCTCAGCTCGatccgccatccctcaaaatccacggaagacaaacatccaggcttttttctgtcctgcaccaaagtggtggaacgagcttcccctgggtgtccgaacagcagagtcactcaaggtcttcaaacgcagactgaagacccacctcttccaagactACTTGGACGAGTAgtagtactatggtcaccttattgatttgtgtttagtagtgtctaaacttagaggtatctttgaactattagcctattcaaactgaGGTTATCTTTGGgtgaatagcaaagcacttttgtaagttgctctggataaaagcgtttgctaaatgctttaaatgtaaatgtcagcaCAACCCAAGTGCAATGGTGGAGCCTCACCCTGGGCAAACCACCTTTGTTATTATGGTGTCACCCCTGCCAGGTAAGGAAGTCAGAAGTGTGGATGTAACTGTCTGGACATCACTGTACTATTGTATACACATTCAGTGCATGCGATTGTTGCATACTAGATTCTGTATACAACCACAAGACACTATAGACAGATACAAATAAGCCACATTATTGTATAACACATacttatatatagtatataattatgttataattacatgtaataacaaattacattattttaaagaatCCTATGGTAAGCTTTTGGCTTTTGGTCCAGGAGTGCTAACATGCACAAACTTAATGGGAactttcttattttattattatttatttacttattctcAGAGGGGCTGAAAGCAATTTTAGGGAGGTCCAAAGTCCATAAACCTAAAAACGGAGTGAGAGTAATCAGACAGAAAACATTTCTTCCTTTTTAATGTGAACAACAATTTCACAGACATTAGATGAATGGGTAACTCTACAAAAGCCTAGTTTTTACACACATAGACAGTGTAAAGACAGAATAGTGAAAACACTGAAGGCCATTCCTTCAGCTATGAAGGAAGCTTCAGAAGGTGGCTTCTTGTTCTCTTTGTATTTAGATGCCACAGTAGTTACATTCTGACACTGTAACTTCTGCACCATTTATGAAGAAACTCAACATTTGAACAAGAAGCCATCCTCATCATGGCCTATGGTACTGgcaacagataacatcactacctgccccagagctaccacaccatgtggaagactggggttcaattcccggtctgggtgactatgctgcgccacaccaataagagtccttgggcaagactcctaacactacattagcccacctctgtaatacgagtaacctcctgaatctggataagagcgtcagctaaatgccataaatgtaaatgttgtatTCACACACAGCTATACAAAATGTCAGTTCCAATAAGTATTCTCAGAATggttgaccccccccccctattTTGACAGAGCACAGTATACTtgcagctagctagatagcaTCTTTTGTCTCTTATGGAAGGAGAGAAATGAGAATAAAGGTCCTGGGAGGAACACACATACTGTGCACCATCATTTAGTAGTATCCTGGAATAGAATGCCTGTGGAAGAGGCAGCCCATAGTACTTTTTATTGTACATTGTGTGTGTAGGCCTATGTTGTGTAGGCCTATGTATGACAGTCTTTCACTTCTTTTTTatggttattattgttattaaagtCATATGAATCAACAAGCCATAACCACATATATCCATTACTGTACATATTTTAAAGAAACCCCTCACTAAACAATGCAAATCAGTAGCTGTTGGGTTCTGATAGACCTTGGGAAATGGTTAAAGTACAGATGCTTCCACTGCTAACCCAACCCAAGCCACAGGTGAGTACTACCATACTTGTTCCTGTGTGATTGCAGAACGTGCCCAAAGATACACTTATGTCAGTGTAGGGTATTCTTCACTCGCTGCTGACTCCTTAATGTGGTGAGGGTGTCTCTGCTGAACTGGTAGGTCAGTTTTTTCCTCACTTTGATGATTTCCCCCGAGTGGGTGTAGTTTCTCAGGGCGCGGGACATCTTCTGGTAGGTCATGGGCCGCCTGTTGCCCTTGCGCTGGCCCCAGAGTTCTGCCACACGCTCCTTGTGTGTGGAGGAGAACCGGAAAACCCCTGCTGATGAAGGAACCCATGACACACAGTGCGCCATTCCGGGGTCTTCTAGCATCTCAAACAGGAAGTGGAAGAggcgcacctttttccctgaaatcACAGATGTTAGGGAGTGTGTTAGCTCTATATGACATGGTGTAGCcctgtttttatatataatggCACAAAAATGGGGTTAGAAGTGTGATATTTCATCTAGCGGTGAAGCAGTCTGTTTAGGAACCAAAGCCACATTGGATGCAGTGCCAGCTATTAGTAATAAAATCTgtgaaaagtgaaagtgaaaaaataaaaatgaaaataataagaatatgtATATGTGTTATTTAAAGACTTCATTTACTTTACTGTTTTTTCATTCGTAGCCTCAGGGCAGCACTATGCAGTTAGACAACTTTTGTTAAGGTACTCATGCAAAAGCAGCGGTTCTCAAATCTGCTCCTGGGGACCCCCTGCCTTACATGTTTAGGTATGCCCCAGCTCTAACACACATGATTTAATTGAtgggctgcagcagcagcccaGTTAATCATATGAATCGGGTTGTAAAAACAGTCGGGAAGTCAGGGTGCAGTTAGGTGacatgtgtgatgtgtgtgtgcgtggatGAGTGACgatgtgtatgtgcatgcaaGAACCTGATGTTTGTCAAAAAACAATTATATACACTGTTTATATTTTGCATGCATTCcgttatatgtgtatatacagaAGATCGCATAGCACACGCAAGCAAAAGTGGTTGTTCTGTGGCATTATGCAAAGAGACCATAGCACAAAAACAAGGAAAACTGTCAGCTATGTGTTTTCTTCCTGTGGTGTAGCTTGAGTAGTTTGAGTAGTTGGAGCATGTCAAAAAATTTAAAACAGCTCATTGTAAAGCCATCTCTAGTGGGAAGGGTGTGACTTTCTTGGCAAAGGCTAAGCATTTCTCCTAAAAGAAACGAAAGGGGTCTTTCTGGAAAAAAGACTAGGATAACGATCCCCTTCCACACCGCATTATAGGCAATCATAACTATTTTGTGGCAATGAGACACAGAtgagagataaagaagaatAGTAGATTGTGTGGTGGCAGTTATGGGCAGGACTGGCCACTCCTAAACTATTGTTCCATAATGCAATGCTTAGCTGCTCAGATATTATCTGTCAAACCACAAAAGCAGAACTTACCTCTGCCTGCAggtgtagagctgggcaatgaTTCAGCACTCCAACTCCGCTCAGGTTTTACACGTGGAGTTAAAGGCTTCTCTGGACCAGCCAGGGGGTTTAAAGCCGGCTCAGTGCAAACACTCTGGATTACTGATtccctcatcccaaactccgtGCCTGGATCAAATCCATTTATCTTTATCTGTTGTCCTGCATCCtttaaagtgcaaaaaaacaagGCAATTTCAACTGGGAAGCTTGCAATGTAGAAAAATAATCATATCAACCTTTTGAGTTGAGACATGATGAACTTGCTTTACCTGTTGAGCTTTTGGTGCAGAAAGCAGCTGCAGAGAATCCGAGTGGTCTGTTGCATCGCTATAGCCCTCTCCAACAAATTGGGGATTGTCCTGGGATTCAGCTGTTGGCAAAGTACAGTAATACTATGTGTGTAACACAATGGCAATTATGATATATGCATTGGTGTCTGTTTAGTGCTCAGAATCTGGACTACAACCAGAACTTGGCATGGCCTTAACCTGACCGTTATGTTTAATATGTAAGTTTCGTAAAGCTCCATTTTATTATACATGATAGATTTTCTGTTTGGGTTATAGTGAAAACCCATGAAAATCATGTGTGAGGGATGTCTAAGTTCGTATAtgcattataaatatatattatgatatatttataacatttattGGAGATAAAGAGGAgatctgctgctctgtgctaAGTTACAGggatatttttaaaatgacattttaaatcATATTTCCAACAGTAAATATGTGAGTAAAGGCatgttttataatatatataattcaaaTGATGAATTATTATATGTTTTCTCCAGTAGGTCAGGCTACTAGAGCAAACCCCTGATGGCCAATTTGAGTGTTTAACTCCTAAataaaccacatttctgcacaaactgaTCTGAAAACATAAAATTACCCCTGATAGCcaaatgtgtccaaatactttactgaAGCATCCTTTCCTAGATATTTgcctgatctggtagccatgtggatACGTTCAACATCCACATACGgtcatacattttaaatgtgtattCGGTTGAATGTCCAGCATCGATGTCCAGCATGcattttttacctgaaaatctTTAAGTCATAATTAGTTTGAGCTTTAAAAAGCCCATTAACTGTTAATGTAAGTGTCAGGTTTAGGCCATGAGCTAAAAGCCATGAGGTATGAATCCAGGAAAAGAGACAGGTATAGGTGCTACTCCTGGTTCTTTGCATAATGTTATAGAAttaacacttttggttccctataGCCATGTGCTGCGTAAATAACTTTTGCTTAATGAAAAGGTTCTACAAGAAACTATAGGTTCTTCTCTTAGAATCTTGCTGTTATATGGAGGTACATGAAACTTCCAAAAGGTTCATGCAAAAGTGGTTGTTCTGTGGCCTTGTGCAAAGAGGCCATTTGCCAACTTTTGTGTAGCCACTGAATTGTAATTACAGAAATGCACTGAATGATGCACTGAATTTACTTGATTTAACTTCCACATAAATGCAAAAACACAGCCATTGCTAAGAAACGGAAAGTAAAAGACAGACTATATTTTCTCCATTGAATGCATTACTTTTTTCAGTGGCTACAAGTCTTTTAAGATGCCGTTACTCACGGCTTTCCCATGAGCTCCCTCTTCTAGTCTCCTGTCTCCAGTGCTCTTCAAGGAACTCCAAGATGACTTCCAAATCTGTCTGACAGGCCTGTGAGATATTCTGTCCAAGAATGCACACAACCTTATCTCTCAGGCATGGATTAAGGCTCTGTCATAATAATATTGTTCTATTCTGGAAAATAAAACGATATTTACCATAATGTTCTGTCCCCTTCACTTCAGGCGGCGCCGTCACACGTTCTCTGCTAACgtaaaaagaaaacactttTTGTAAACACTGAAAACAGACATGCTATATATAATGACACAGATTGGATAACCTTGTTGtaactcagcagtgctaatgacCCATGGTGTTTCTGACTCACTCTTAATAAGCTCTCTGCTAGGGGGTTGGACAGGCCTCACTAACGTGATCTACGACCCGTATGACAAGAGGGGGTCTCTGAGATCCCAAAACACTCGACACACACAAAAAGCCACAACGACCCTAACAGCAGCAACAGCTCCAGATCTCCCCAACACACACCTCTCTGGCTTTGTAAACATTATGTACTGCCTTGACCACATCCACCTCCTAACTGAGCAAGATAAGGAGAGCCCAGCCACAGTAAAACCCTAATTCTCATATCCCGTAGCAGAAAAACAGCTCACACAGTCACTTAGCTTAGAAcgctttaaagatcttttttttaGTCACACATAACCACAGAGTTTAGTAACAGACCACACATCTGTACCTGTCAGATGCCAAGCAATTCAAGACAAAAGCCTTTGAAAAAACACAATCTATGTAGTCTATCTTCCTCAAGATGGGTTTTACTTTGTTTTTGAGTACTTTTACCTTGAAAAGTTAATGTTTCAGAATATTATTCAATACTATTTAGTAGATCCAGGCAGGTCAATGTATTGTGTAGGTTAATGGTCGGATGAGACCCAAATTCAGCTTTCTGGCAAAAATATAAAACACCACATGTTGCACAAACTCATAAATATTACATCATGACAATATATTCCAATATATTTAACGATACACAATATGTATCGCAACACTTATAACACGCCAACCAAATGCATCAGCAGTTGCAGATTCTTAAGAACTGCTATTCCAacactctcccatactgaaAACAGTGATTTATCATTTTATCTCCTCCCCTCATCcatttaaacagcactaattacactctctgaTATCCACAACatactcagaaaagcatattgtgtatggCGGTAACAGAATGTATCACAATGCGACAATTTTTTGTCACATTAGCACAGACATAACACTGCATTCCTATATAATTGCTATTCCTAAACCAACACCATTTCAATAGTGAAatatgggggtggcagcattgTGTTCTGGGGAATGGCTTTCTCGACAAGGACTGGGACTTGTTAAAACTGAAGGATGAGTGGATAGTGCATGatcaaacaaaataataataataataataataataaagataataaagaaAGTGGGAACACAGGTGTACAATATGTACAATTACCAAGCCCAGACCTGGGCAAATTAAATTATTGGGTTCAAGGCAttccccctggacagggtgccagcctctgtgtgtgtgtgtgtgtgtgtgtatatatatatatatatatatatatatatatgaattatatatgcatataaaaTGGTGAAGGCAAAAATGCCCAGAACCGGATGgaatggaagtcgatgtaaagagtttattccaagtatttGTATTGGTCAATTTATTCAGAATTATTAACATGGTGCATAGAACATTTACAGAGTTCAAAACattgagaaaactaaaaatggataGATGCATATAGATAtgtggttttcattggacaataacgatatatatgtatatgtatatgtatatatgtgtatgtaaaaTCAGCTACTGTTTACTTTTTCAGGACAATGTGACACTGGGGATATGTATAGAGCATTGTGAAAAACAAGAGCAGGCACACTAAAGTAAAAGAGGGCAAAAAAGTTTATTGGGTCATTCTATACAACAACTACACAAATAAAGAACTACATATTGTCATATATCATAATATTTACATCACTGTACTTAAAGCATTAAAACATCACATAATTTTTCAGTCAGGTTTATTTCACAAATTAGTTATATACCACACAATAAGAGGACTGTACAACGCATCATTTTTTGATTTGGATTATTTACAGCATGGGTTGCATCACAACAGTTAACATATTAGTGTTTAAGAGTTCAGTCTACTTCATATTTTAGTATCAGTGACCAGAGAGTAATTCACATATGGTTTTTAGGATGAGTTTTCTTCAAAACATTGACAGTCCCACAGTTCACATGTAGAAAGTGCAGTTGGGAACAGCTCACTACAATTGAACATGTGTTTTTAGGGCGTCTGGTGATGTCAGGACAGCAGTGAGGTCGTACTCCCCTTGGTAAGGGTACTGCCCATACCAGCTGTGCCAGTCAGGTCCTGCTGAGCAGTAATATCCCTGGTCAGCAGGGACTTGCTGATGAGGGAGCAGCTCTTGAACTGAGGGCCCAGAGCTGGAGGCTGGCATGGTGCCCAGTCTCTGCAGGATCAGAGGGTTAAACTGGTAGGTGAGTTTGCGCCGCACCTTGATGATCTCACCAGTGCGGCTGTAGTTGCGGAGGGCTCGTGCCATTTTCTGGTAGGTCATGGCTTTGCGGTTGCCCTTACGTTGGCCCCAGCACTCGGCCAGCTTCTCTTTGTTTTTGGAGATGAAGTGGAAAGTGCCGCTCCCACGGTCTGTCCACTGGATGGAATCGCCCATGCTGGCATCATGGAGTGCTTCATGCAGGTATTCGTACAGACGCAGCTTCTTGCGGCCTGAccgggggaaaaaaagaggacacgTCAAACCCAAAGCTCAAGCGAGTTCTGTTTTTACTTACTTTTactactaactttttttttattaaagagtgtatatatatatatatatgctttaattatttttcttgttattattatttaatctaATGATCTTGTTTGGAAACTGCAATCATTagattaaatacaaaaacattgaTACAGTTAGTTATAATTTTATGTCTGTCAGTTTTTCAGCTCAGCCattaaaaaaaggagaaagCCCAACATGTACAGTTACCAGTTCTAACTGGTAATGCAGCACATTCTCTCACCTTTCTCACCTTTTGGGAGGCGTTCTCGTAGGACCGGATAAAGTGTCGGGGGCTCAGCCGTCCCCCATGGAGACACCTCTGGCACAACATGAGACCACTGCTGAAAAAGATAAGAGAAAAGACCTGAATCAAAAAACAGGACCAATCGTGCCTAAGGATATAAGGTAATGTATGCAATACGCCGTTTTCTGGGTTGCAGATATTAAGTAAAAAGCGCTGTGTACTTACTGATACTTCACCCCACTCGCATGTGGCTCCTGGAGTCCCACTGTGGGGGGTGTAACAGGAATGGTAGCAGGAAGCAGGGTGTGTCACTGAAGAGTCGTGACTCCTCAGTGTCTCATAGTATTTActgtctaaaaaaaagaaagattaataattaaaaactttaagtaattcaataattattacaataataagcCAATGTTAAAAAAGATTAGTAATTGTGctgttataaaatatttagtatatttacttctAACAGTAAGTTAACAGAACTTTAATATCaggtaaatacatttttattatatttgttgcAGCATTATTACAAACAATTGTTTTTTCAAGTGCATTATctatatgtaatgtaatgttttacTTATTGACATTTATTAGattcaaatattatatattttattaatttatttgtatttctttgttcattgttttttatatGTCCTATGTGTGCTTTTATATTCATATACTAATATCTATATTTCTGGTGGAAAAAGCAACCAAATCAGTTAAacttttttgttgctgtttttttgttttgtttttgtttttaatagccTTTTACCTGGGTCATAATAAAGTATTTCAGAGTGTCGTTGCATCACATCAATGGCATCTTGAAAGTCTTGATTGATGTCATTATCCAGAGATccctgcaaaataaataaaaaaaaataaataaaaaaaaaaataaaaaatatatatatatatacaacaaaTCATTTTAATGCTATCTTTAGCGAATGTCATTACTCCTACTGCAGCTATTACAATTCACAGCACTGATGCCTCTACATTTTGAAAACTCACCATGTTGCCTGTTGAGTACGTGTCGCTGGATGAGTGTTAGGTCCAGGTGTGATCCAGCAGATAATATTCAAACAGGTATAACCGAGATTTCAGAACAGCGGCTGATTTTATAGCCTACCCAAACAAATGGCGTGCCACAGACTTGGGTCCATTTAAATGTAGGCCCATTTAAATGCTGCAACGTCAGACCGCTCCTCGTGCAAACCATTCTCTATGGTACTTCTCTTTTTGGAAATGTAGACCACGCAGGACTCCCACAATTGCTCTATCACATTATCTCTAAATCTCCATcgataaaaaaaagcaaagcttCCAAGCCATTAGTTTGTTCAGGAATCGTATTTGCATTTCTGGTTAGATGCTTTAGGGCACTTGTGTTTATCACTACTGTAAAATGCTGCATGAGCTGTCGAGCAACAACTGCTGTGATTACCTGTTCCAGTGCAATCTCATTAACTGTGAAAATAATCTTGCACATTTTCGCACATTAGTAGCGTAGAGTTAGTAGAGTAGAGTTAGTAGAGCTCATATTGTTTATCTAAGTGACCCTAACTGTTGGACACAAGCCCTGGACGCAACTAAAGTCACAGGTTTTCTCTGTAGGAATGCAACTGCACTTTGTTGCTGCTGAAATAAAGCCATTGCAGAGCCCAATACTAGTATGCattgcatgcaaaagtttgggcaccccaggcATAAAGTCATGTTACTGTGAACAGATAAGTACACAAAtaatgaactgatctccaaatgGTCTCAGAacttaattagcttgtttgtgctatggcttgttcaaattcatcattaggaaaggccaggtgatgcaaatgtaaaggttttagaaatacagtaaaatacccTTAACCTTGTCCCAATTGTCCCTGAGCAGCTGCCTCGCTCCCTGAACATAAAAAAACTTGACACCCACAAAGCAAGAGAATGCTAGAAGTATTtcattttatacagtgtttat contains:
- the spic gene encoding transcription factor Spi-C — translated: MCKIIFTVNEIALEQGSLDNDINQDFQDAIDVMQRHSEILYYDPDSKYYETLRSHDSSVTHPASCYHSCYTPHSGTPGATCEWGEVSQWSHVVPEVSPWGTAEPPTLYPVLRERLPKGRKKLRLYEYLHEALHDASMGDSIQWTDRGSGTFHFISKNKEKLAECWGQRKGNRKAMTYQKMARALRNYSRTGEIIKVRRKLTYQFNPLILQRLGTMPASSSGPSVQELLPHQQVPADQGYYCSAGPDWHSWYGQYPYQGEYDLTAVLTSPDALKTHVQL
- the spi2 gene encoding transcription factor Spi-B; amino-acid sequence: MQCYNISQACQTDLEVILEFLEEHWRQETRRGSSWESPESQDNPQFVGEGYSDATDHSDSLQLLSAPKAQQDAGQQIKINGFDPGTEFGMRESVIQSVCTEPALNPLAGPEKPLTPRVKPERSWSAESLPSSTPAGRGKKVRLFHFLFEMLEDPGMAHCVSWVPSSAGVFRFSSTHKERVAELWGQRKGNRRPMTYQKMSRALRNYTHSGEIIKVRKKLTYQFSRDTLTTLRSQQRVKNTLH